A stretch of the Perca fluviatilis chromosome 17, GENO_Pfluv_1.0, whole genome shotgun sequence genome encodes the following:
- the gnaz gene encoding guanine nucleotide-binding protein G(z) subunit alpha: MGCRQSSEEKEAARRSRRIDRHLRSESQRQRREIKLLLLGTSNSGKSTIVKQMKIIHSGGFNLDACKEYKPLILYNAIDSLTRIIRALTTLKIDFHNPDRAYDAVQLFALTGPAESKGEITLELQGVMKRLWADSGVQECFQRSNEYHLEDNTAYYLNDLDRISALEFIPTVEDILRSRDMTTGIVENKFTFKELTFKMVDVGGQRSERKKWIHCFEGVTAIIFCVELSGYDLKLYEDNQMSRMAESLRLFDSICNNNWFTNTSLILFLNKKDLLAEKIKRIPLTVCFPDYKGQNTYEEAAVYVQRQFEDLNRNKETKEIYSHFTCATDTSNIQFVFDAVTDVIIQNNLKYIGLC; this comes from the exons ATGGGATGCCGTCAGAGCTCGGAGGAGAAGGAAGCGGCGCGGCGCTCGCGGCGAATCGACCGCCACTTGCGCTCAGAAAGTCAACGGCAGCGGCGTGAGATCAAGCTACTGTTGCTGGGCACCAGCAACTCAGGCAAGAGCACCATTGTCAAGCAGATGAAGATCATCCACAGCGGAGGCTTCAACCTGGACGCCTGCAAGGAGTACAAGCCCCTCATCCTGTACAATGCCATCGACTCGCTCACCCGCATCATCCGCGCCCTCACCACCCTCAAGATCGACTTTCACAATCCTGATCGCGCCTACGATGCCGTGCAGCTCTTTGCCCTCACAGGGCCGGCTGAGAGCAAAGGGGAGATCACTCTAGAGTTGCAGGGGGTCATGAAACGTCTGTGGGCTGACTCAGGGGTCCAGGAGTGCTTTCAACGATCCAACGAGTACCACTTAGAGGACAACACTGCCTACTACCTGAATGACCTGGACCGCATCTCTGCTCTTGAGTTCATCCCAACCGTAGAGGACATCCTACGGTCCCGCGACATGACTACAGGCATTGTGGAAAACAAGTTCACCTTCAAGGAGCTCACCTTCAAGATGGTAGATGTGGGTGGACAGCGTTCAGAGAGAAAGAAGTGGATCCACTGCTTTGAGGGCGTGACTGCAATCATTTTCTGTGTCGAGCTAAGTGGCTATGACCTCAAACTCTATGAGGACAACCAGATG AGCCGCATGGCAGAGAGCTTGCGCCTGTTCGACTCCATTTGCAACAACAACTGGTTCACCAACACGTCGCTCATCCTCTTCCTCAACAAGAAGGACCTGTTGGCTGAGAAGATCAAACGCATTCCTCTGACAGTGTGCTTCCCTGACTACAAAGGTCAGAACACCTATGAGGAGGCAGCTGTCTATGTGCAACGGCAGTTTGAGGACCTCAACCGCAACAAGGAGACCAAGGAGATCTATTCGCACTTCACCTGTGCCACTGACACCAGCAACATCCAGTTTGTGTTCGACGCTGTCACGGACGTGATCATCCAGAACAATCTCAAGTACATTGGGCTATGCTAG